CTTCGTTACAGGCATTGACCCCTCATTGTCGGTCGATACCGTTAACTGGGTAACCATGTGGACCAGCAACATTATCCCGGTCACAATCGGCAACATCGTCGGGGGTCTGTTCTTCGTCGGTGTCCTCTACTGGGTCGCGTTCAGAAAGGAAATTGCAGCCCTGAAGTAAACCTGATTGAAGATGCAAATCGGAAATATCAAAGTGAGGGTGACGGCCGTTACACTGGCCGTCTTCCTCTTTTTTGTTGTCCTGGTCGCTCTGTATATCCTCGCAACCGGGGACATATATGCGCTATTTTGGGCAGTTCCAGCGGTACTCATGCTGCTTATCATACCCATGATACTCAATTACATGAGCCAGAAGCAGTATGCGTCGCTGGTGCCAATGTATGAAGCGGAAGCAAAAAACGCCCGGATTCGGGAGATTAACCTGAACAGGCTCGGCGAACCTGTGCGCATAAAGGGCGTCGTCGAGCAGGTGTATTTCCAGTTCCTTAACCGACCGCAGTACCTCGTCGCCGACCGAACAGGTGAGATATCGGTCAAGATGTTCACCTCACCGATGGAGGACGTGCAGAAAGGGGATGTGGTCGAGGTGCTCGGAACCGTCGTCAAACGCTACATCCTGACCGGAGATGCGGTCATCAACTGTGTCTCCATACGGAAAGTCAAGAACAATCAGCAATCCTGATGCCCCAAGAAGCATCATGCAATCCAGTGAAGGGACGG
The sequence above is drawn from the Methanoculleus thermophilus genome and encodes:
- a CDS encoding nucleotide-binding protein; this encodes MQIGNIKVRVTAVTLAVFLFFVVLVALYILATGDIYALFWAVPAVLMLLIIPMILNYMSQKQYASLVPMYEAEAKNARIREINLNRLGEPVRIKGVVEQVYFQFLNRPQYLVADRTGEISVKMFTSPMEDVQKGDVVEVLGTVVKRYILTGDAVINCVSIRKVKNNQQS